The Salvelinus namaycush isolate Seneca chromosome 28, SaNama_1.0, whole genome shotgun sequence genome contains a region encoding:
- the LOC120023210 gene encoding striatin-3-like isoform X1, whose translation MDEHPGGGGVGMAAPRPQQQPLGNNNANPQIGGGGGSGMGQQHDEMPRPQQYTIPGILHYIQHEWARFEMERAHWEVERAELQARIAFLQGERKGQENLKNDLVRRIKMLEYALKQERAKYHKLKYGTELNQGEVKMPSFESEDTKDTEVPAVPQNSQLTWKQGRQLLRQYLQEVGYTDTILDVRSQRVRSLLGLSSSEQNGSVENRNLDQILNGGESPAKRKGHDMKRNPGDVLETFNFLENAEDSDEDDDEEGDLMEDIDSGKHTIKKHKIKVGNEGLASDLPDDPDTEEALKEFDFLVNSEDGEGAGEARSSGDGTEWAEPLPFPSGGGKSFIMGSDDVLESVLGLGDLADLTVSNDDADYSYDLPANKDTFRKTWNPKYTLRSHFDGVRALAFHPVEPVLVTVSEDHTLKLWNLQKTVPAKKSASFDVEPIYTFRAHVGPVLSLAMSSSGEQCYSGGIDHTIQCWNIPSSNVDPYDTYDPSVLAGTWLGHTDAVWGLAYSGIKNRLLSCSADGTVKLWNPQEKNPCISTYNAEKEHGIPTAVDFNGCDPAHMVASFNTGNAVIYDLETSQTAVVFAGQGESTLSAANHINKVVSHPTLPVTITAHEDRNIKFFDNKSGKVIHAMVAHLDAVTSLAVDPNGIYLMSGSHDCSIRLWNLDSKTCVQEITAHRKKSDESIYDVAFHPSKAYIASAGADALAKVFV comes from the exons ATGGATGAACACCCCGGCGGAGGAGGAGTTGGAATGGCCGCCCCAAGACCTCAGCAACAACCGCTGGGGAATAATAACGCTAATCCCCAAATCGGTGGTGGAGGTGGCTCAGGGATGGGGCAGCAGCATGACGAGATGCCACGGCCACAGCAGTATACCATCCCCGGTATTCTACATTATATCCAGCACGAATGGGCCAGATTCGAAATGGAGAGAGCTCATTGGGAAGTGGAAAGGGCCGAACTTCAG GCTCGAATAGCATTCCTACAAGGAGAAAGGAAGGGTCAAGAAAATTTAAAGAATGATCTAGTTCGAAGAATAAAGATGTTAGAATATGCATTAAAGCAAGAAAG AGCAAAATACCATAAATTAAAATATGGAACAGAATTAAATCAAGGTGAAGTTAAGATGCCCAGCTTTGAATCAG AAGATACCAAAGACACAGAGGTCCCTGCTGTACCTCAGAATAGTCAGCTGACGTGGAAACAGGGCAGACAACTCCTCAGACA ATATCTTCAGGAAGTAGGTTACACGGACACAATACTAGATGTGCGGTCTCAGAGAGTGCGTTCGTTACTGGGCCTGTCCAGCTCAGAGCAGAATGGCTCCGTGGAAAACAGGAACCTGGATCAGATCCTCAATGGAGGAGAGTCTCCAGCCAAACGAAAGGGACACGATATGAAAAG GAATCCAGGAGATGTTCTGGAAACATTTAACTTCTTAGAAAACGCAGAGGACagtgatgaagatgatgatgaggaAGGAGACCTGATGGAGGATATAGACAGTGGCAAACACACAATAAAAAAGCATAAGATAAAG GTTGGGAACGAGGGCCTGGCCTCTGACCTTCCAGATGACCCCGACACAGAGGAGGCTCTGAAGGAGTTTGACTTCCTGGTGAATTCTGAGGAtggagagggagcaggggaggCCCGGAGTTCAGGGGACGGGACCGAATGGG CCGAGCCCTTACCGTTTCCCTCAGGTGGGGGCAAGTCCTTTATCATGGGCTCTGATGACGTGTTGGAGAGTGTCCTGGGACTGGGAGACCTAGCTGACCTCACTGTCTCCAATGACGACGCCGACTACAGCTATGAC CTGCCAGCCAATAAGGACACGTTCAGGAAAACGTGGAATCCCAAGTACACCCTGCGCAGCCACTTTGACGGGGTCAGGGCTCTGGCCTTCCATCCTGTAGAGCCTGTCCTGGTCACCGTGTCTGAGGACCACACCCTCAAACTGTGGAACCTGCAGAAAACTGTGCCTGCCAaaaa AAGTGCCTCTTTTGATGTGGAGCCTATTTACACGTTCAGAGCTCATGT GGGGCCTGTGCTGTCCCTGGCTATGAGTTCCAGTGGAGAGCAGTGTTACAGTGGAGGGATTGACCACACAATACAGTGCTGGAACATCCCCAGCTCCAACGTGGACCCTTATGACACCTACG ACCCCAGCGTCCTGGCTGGAACCTGGCTGGGCCACACAGACGCCGTGTGGGGGCTGGCCTACAGCGGGATCAAGAACCGCCTGCTGTCCTGCTCTGCAGACGGAACCGTCAAGCTGTGGAACCCCCAGGAGAAGAACCCATGCATCAGCACTTACAATGCAGAGAAAG AGCACGGCATCCCCACTGCGGTGGACTTCAACGGCTGTGACCCCGCCCACATGGTGGCGTCCTTCAACACGGGCAACGCTGTGATCTATGACCTGGAGACGTCACAGACCGCCGTGGTGTTCGCTGGTCAGGGGGAGAGCA CTCTGTCTGCAGCCAACCACATCAACAAGGTAGTGAGTCACCCCACCCTGCCGGTCACCATCACGGCCCACGAGGACAGGAACATCAAGTTCTTTGACAATAAATCGG GTAAAGTGATCCATGCGATGGTGGCCCACCTGGATGCCGTTACCAGCCTGGCTGTGGACCCCAACGGGATCTACCTGATGTCAGGAA GCCACGACTGCTCTATCCGTCTGTGGAACCTGGACAGTAAGACCTGTGTGCAGGAGATCACTGCCCACCGCAAGAAGTCTGACGAGTCCATCTATGACGTTGCCTTCCACCCGTCTAAGGCATACATAGCAAGTGCCGGGGCCGACGCCCTGGCCAAAGTGTTTGTGTAG
- the LOC120023210 gene encoding striatin-3-like isoform X2 → MDEHPGGGGVGMAAPRPQQQPLGNNNANPQIGGGGGSGMGQQHDEMPRPQQYTIPGILHYIQHEWARFEMERAHWEVERAELQARIAFLQGERKGQENLKNDLVRRIKMLEYALKQERAKYHKLKYGTELNQGEVKMPSFESDTKDTEVPAVPQNSQLTWKQGRQLLRQYLQEVGYTDTILDVRSQRVRSLLGLSSSEQNGSVENRNLDQILNGGESPAKRKGHDMKRNPGDVLETFNFLENAEDSDEDDDEEGDLMEDIDSGKHTIKKHKIKVGNEGLASDLPDDPDTEEALKEFDFLVNSEDGEGAGEARSSGDGTEWAEPLPFPSGGGKSFIMGSDDVLESVLGLGDLADLTVSNDDADYSYDLPANKDTFRKTWNPKYTLRSHFDGVRALAFHPVEPVLVTVSEDHTLKLWNLQKTVPAKKSASFDVEPIYTFRAHVGPVLSLAMSSSGEQCYSGGIDHTIQCWNIPSSNVDPYDTYDPSVLAGTWLGHTDAVWGLAYSGIKNRLLSCSADGTVKLWNPQEKNPCISTYNAEKEHGIPTAVDFNGCDPAHMVASFNTGNAVIYDLETSQTAVVFAGQGESTLSAANHINKVVSHPTLPVTITAHEDRNIKFFDNKSGKVIHAMVAHLDAVTSLAVDPNGIYLMSGSHDCSIRLWNLDSKTCVQEITAHRKKSDESIYDVAFHPSKAYIASAGADALAKVFV, encoded by the exons ATGGATGAACACCCCGGCGGAGGAGGAGTTGGAATGGCCGCCCCAAGACCTCAGCAACAACCGCTGGGGAATAATAACGCTAATCCCCAAATCGGTGGTGGAGGTGGCTCAGGGATGGGGCAGCAGCATGACGAGATGCCACGGCCACAGCAGTATACCATCCCCGGTATTCTACATTATATCCAGCACGAATGGGCCAGATTCGAAATGGAGAGAGCTCATTGGGAAGTGGAAAGGGCCGAACTTCAG GCTCGAATAGCATTCCTACAAGGAGAAAGGAAGGGTCAAGAAAATTTAAAGAATGATCTAGTTCGAAGAATAAAGATGTTAGAATATGCATTAAAGCAAGAAAG AGCAAAATACCATAAATTAAAATATGGAACAGAATTAAATCAAGGTGAAGTTAAGATGCCCAGCTTTGAATCAG ATACCAAAGACACAGAGGTCCCTGCTGTACCTCAGAATAGTCAGCTGACGTGGAAACAGGGCAGACAACTCCTCAGACA ATATCTTCAGGAAGTAGGTTACACGGACACAATACTAGATGTGCGGTCTCAGAGAGTGCGTTCGTTACTGGGCCTGTCCAGCTCAGAGCAGAATGGCTCCGTGGAAAACAGGAACCTGGATCAGATCCTCAATGGAGGAGAGTCTCCAGCCAAACGAAAGGGACACGATATGAAAAG GAATCCAGGAGATGTTCTGGAAACATTTAACTTCTTAGAAAACGCAGAGGACagtgatgaagatgatgatgaggaAGGAGACCTGATGGAGGATATAGACAGTGGCAAACACACAATAAAAAAGCATAAGATAAAG GTTGGGAACGAGGGCCTGGCCTCTGACCTTCCAGATGACCCCGACACAGAGGAGGCTCTGAAGGAGTTTGACTTCCTGGTGAATTCTGAGGAtggagagggagcaggggaggCCCGGAGTTCAGGGGACGGGACCGAATGGG CCGAGCCCTTACCGTTTCCCTCAGGTGGGGGCAAGTCCTTTATCATGGGCTCTGATGACGTGTTGGAGAGTGTCCTGGGACTGGGAGACCTAGCTGACCTCACTGTCTCCAATGACGACGCCGACTACAGCTATGAC CTGCCAGCCAATAAGGACACGTTCAGGAAAACGTGGAATCCCAAGTACACCCTGCGCAGCCACTTTGACGGGGTCAGGGCTCTGGCCTTCCATCCTGTAGAGCCTGTCCTGGTCACCGTGTCTGAGGACCACACCCTCAAACTGTGGAACCTGCAGAAAACTGTGCCTGCCAaaaa AAGTGCCTCTTTTGATGTGGAGCCTATTTACACGTTCAGAGCTCATGT GGGGCCTGTGCTGTCCCTGGCTATGAGTTCCAGTGGAGAGCAGTGTTACAGTGGAGGGATTGACCACACAATACAGTGCTGGAACATCCCCAGCTCCAACGTGGACCCTTATGACACCTACG ACCCCAGCGTCCTGGCTGGAACCTGGCTGGGCCACACAGACGCCGTGTGGGGGCTGGCCTACAGCGGGATCAAGAACCGCCTGCTGTCCTGCTCTGCAGACGGAACCGTCAAGCTGTGGAACCCCCAGGAGAAGAACCCATGCATCAGCACTTACAATGCAGAGAAAG AGCACGGCATCCCCACTGCGGTGGACTTCAACGGCTGTGACCCCGCCCACATGGTGGCGTCCTTCAACACGGGCAACGCTGTGATCTATGACCTGGAGACGTCACAGACCGCCGTGGTGTTCGCTGGTCAGGGGGAGAGCA CTCTGTCTGCAGCCAACCACATCAACAAGGTAGTGAGTCACCCCACCCTGCCGGTCACCATCACGGCCCACGAGGACAGGAACATCAAGTTCTTTGACAATAAATCGG GTAAAGTGATCCATGCGATGGTGGCCCACCTGGATGCCGTTACCAGCCTGGCTGTGGACCCCAACGGGATCTACCTGATGTCAGGAA GCCACGACTGCTCTATCCGTCTGTGGAACCTGGACAGTAAGACCTGTGTGCAGGAGATCACTGCCCACCGCAAGAAGTCTGACGAGTCCATCTATGACGTTGCCTTCCACCCGTCTAAGGCATACATAGCAAGTGCCGGGGCCGACGCCCTGGCCAAAGTGTTTGTGTAG